One part of the Rhodothermales bacterium genome encodes these proteins:
- a CDS encoding TonB-dependent receptor, whose amino-acid sequence MKVLYASVCLLVTLQAVVYTGQAQERATLVGLVTDAATRTPLYGASIFLNTRAGTTLKSTVADVDGRFQVDDIEPGAYTLEVNYIAYIGFTIDLDLSANELRTINATLTEEPISLGSVVVTASRTSEKALDAPASVSLIDAKGIQQDVAPSTIAALRNAIGVDVAQTSFDHTQIAFRGFNTPNISNIYVLNDYRPTIGPEGLAYYSIMTATQIDLDHMEVVRGPASALYGAGGDEGVLHIITKDPFAYPGTTLAVQGGERSSLGAQYRHAGVIDNRWGYKLTAMYAQAQEWPYRPEDPLDLLQLEREVVERETDYSKFGVTGMVKYRLSQPVSLTANIGYSELNGFLLSDLAQFQVKNMKDLFGQLRLQAGDLFAQIYANVRNDGDSYAYSTPLPIEQDGGRFGAQIQYQFNSRDERSRFTFGLDGEAFSLETEGTLNGRFEENDAIRLLGGYAQTAHRLSEAVDLTVALRADWSNVYQDIQISPRIATVFKLAPQQTLRLSFNTAFAAPTSYQFFLDIPFYFPLDDTRNIVIQMQGSGSYTFDRFRQQQAARLVLPVDGLFGEDISLSAIPLAPFYGVAAATGLIDRLRSAEPLQGLPLSAEQRNVLADLLGYTALAGSLGPSTTGSAFIGVPNFSEGGVIPLSSPIDVRPLEQTTTRTFEVGYKGLFADNALFLIDIYYNQKKNFVAPIALSSPFVYLNGTGLSRDLTAALNTLFASSADPTLQFLLGSAQASGLTPGQSAEILAALVGTSLNEFPLGVIQPDQEVLVNEDPNAVPILASYINYGQVQYWGIDAALEFFAHDDYSLFANLSVVSDDFFDASDLGETNTDFQLALNAPSFKFKLGGEYRLPGGFSVNASGRYNKGFPVRAGLLTGRVDPYFLLDLGFGQDFSDRVPGLRMDVMVQNALKNEHREFVGAPRIGRLTQLRLTYTLE is encoded by the coding sequence ATGAAGGTACTTTACGCCTCCGTATGCCTTCTTGTGACCTTGCAGGCTGTCGTTTACACCGGCCAGGCCCAGGAACGCGCAACCCTTGTCGGGCTCGTCACCGACGCCGCCACCCGCACGCCGCTCTACGGAGCCAGCATCTTCCTGAACACACGCGCCGGCACGACGCTCAAAAGCACCGTCGCGGATGTCGATGGCCGTTTCCAGGTCGACGACATCGAGCCGGGCGCCTATACCCTTGAGGTCAACTACATCGCCTACATCGGCTTCACGATCGACCTCGATCTGTCGGCCAACGAACTCCGGACGATCAACGCCACGCTGACGGAGGAGCCGATCAGCCTGGGCTCCGTGGTGGTCACGGCGTCGCGAACGTCGGAAAAGGCGCTGGATGCGCCGGCGTCGGTATCGCTCATCGACGCGAAGGGGATCCAGCAGGATGTGGCGCCTTCGACCATCGCCGCGCTGCGGAACGCGATCGGCGTGGATGTCGCCCAGACGAGCTTCGACCACACCCAGATCGCGTTTCGAGGCTTCAACACGCCCAACATCAGCAACATCTATGTGCTGAACGACTACCGCCCGACGATCGGGCCCGAGGGCCTGGCCTATTACAGCATCATGACGGCCACGCAGATCGATCTCGATCACATGGAAGTGGTCCGCGGGCCGGCCTCCGCGCTCTACGGCGCCGGCGGCGACGAGGGGGTGCTCCACATCATCACCAAGGACCCCTTCGCCTATCCCGGAACGACCCTCGCCGTCCAGGGAGGCGAACGCTCGAGCCTGGGTGCGCAATACCGTCACGCCGGCGTGATCGACAACCGATGGGGCTACAAGCTCACCGCCATGTACGCCCAGGCCCAGGAATGGCCGTATCGCCCGGAGGACCCGCTCGATCTGCTCCAGCTCGAACGAGAGGTCGTCGAACGGGAAACCGACTACTCCAAGTTCGGCGTCACCGGCATGGTAAAATACCGGCTAAGTCAGCCGGTGTCGCTCACCGCCAACATCGGGTACTCCGAGCTGAACGGTTTCCTGCTGTCCGATCTGGCTCAGTTTCAGGTCAAGAACATGAAGGACCTGTTCGGCCAGCTCCGGCTGCAGGCCGGCGACCTCTTTGCGCAGATCTATGCGAACGTCCGCAACGACGGCGATTCCTACGCCTATTCCACCCCCCTCCCCATCGAACAGGACGGCGGCCGGTTCGGCGCCCAGATCCAGTACCAATTCAACTCCCGCGACGAGCGCTCCCGCTTCACGTTCGGGTTGGACGGCGAGGCGTTCTCGCTGGAAACGGAGGGCACCCTCAATGGCCGGTTCGAGGAGAACGACGCCATCCGGCTGCTGGGCGGGTATGCCCAGACGGCGCACCGGCTTTCCGAAGCGGTCGACCTGACCGTGGCGCTGCGCGCCGACTGGAGCAACGTCTACCAGGACATCCAGATCTCGCCGCGTATCGCCACCGTGTTCAAACTGGCGCCGCAGCAGACGCTGCGTCTGTCCTTCAACACGGCCTTCGCCGCGCCGACGAGTTACCAGTTTTTCCTCGACATCCCGTTCTATTTCCCGCTGGACGACACGCGCAACATCGTCATCCAGATGCAGGGATCGGGCTCCTACACCTTCGATCGTTTCCGCCAGCAACAGGCCGCCCGTCTGGTGCTGCCGGTCGACGGCCTTTTCGGCGAAGACATCTCCCTTTCCGCCATCCCGCTGGCCCCGTTCTACGGCGTTGCGGCGGCTACCGGCCTCATCGACCGGCTCCGGTCCGCGGAGCCCCTGCAGGGCCTGCCCCTCTCGGCGGAGCAGCGCAACGTGCTGGCGGACTTGCTGGGTTATACGGCCCTCGCCGGCTCGCTCGGTCCCTCCACAACCGGTTCGGCCTTCATCGGCGTGCCGAATTTCAGCGAAGGCGGCGTCATCCCCCTGAGCAGCCCGATCGACGTGCGGCCGCTCGAGCAGACGACCACCCGGACGTTCGAAGTCGGCTACAAAGGGCTTTTCGCGGACAACGCGCTGTTTTTGATCGACATCTACTACAACCAGAAGAAGAACTTCGTAGCGCCGATCGCGCTCAGCTCGCCGTTCGTGTATCTGAACGGCACCGGCCTCTCGAGGGATCTCACGGCGGCCCTGAACACCCTCTTCGCCTCCTCGGCAGACCCAACCCTCCAGTTCCTGCTCGGCAGCGCACAGGCGTCAGGACTCACCCCGGGGCAGTCGGCCGAGATCCTCGCCGCGCTCGTGGGCACTTCGCTCAACGAATTCCCGCTGGGCGTGATCCAGCCCGACCAGGAGGTTCTGGTCAACGAGGACCCCAACGCCGTCCCGATTCTCGCGTCCTACATCAACTACGGCCAGGTGCAGTACTGGGGTATCGACGCCGCCCTGGAATTTTTCGCCCACGACGACTATTCCCTCTTCGCCAACCTGTCGGTCGTGAGCGACGACTTCTTCGACGCCTCGGATCTCGGCGAAACCAACACCGATTTCCAGCTCGCGCTCAACGCGCCGTCGTTCAAGTTCAAACTCGGCGGCGAATACCGACTGCCCGGCGGGTTCTCGGTCAACGCCTCCGGTCGGTATAATAAAGGGTTTCCGGTGCGCGCCGGCCTGTTGACGGGCCGCGTCGACCCGTATTTTCTGCTCGATCTCGGTTTCGGACAGGACTTTAGCGATCGGGTGCCCGGTCTTCGCATGGACGTCATGGTGCAGAACGCCCTGAAGAACGAACACCGCGAGTTCGTCGGCGCGCCGCGCATCGGCCGGCTTACCCAGCTGCGCCTCACCTATACCCTCGAGTAA
- a CDS encoding SMP-30/gluconolactonase/LRE family protein produces MKLPDTPAFAGRDLQRPECVLCTRRGDLFVSDRRGGVMRIHPDGRQTLILPDLPADVPPLWPNGIALLPDGSWLVADLSEAHAGVWRLHASGRLEPFLRAVDGVPLPSANFVMTDRQDRVWITVSSRMAPRTLDFQPDAASGFVVLVDPRGARIVADGLGFTNECRLDADERWLYVNETFGRRITRFRVAPDGTLAEREVFATFGAGTFPDGLALDIEGGLWLTSIVSNRLIRIAPDGAQEIVLEDADAGHIARAEAAYHARTMDRAHLDTVESHVLRNISSVAFGGPDLRTMYLGSLLGDRVVAIRSPVAGLPLAHWDIAPAG; encoded by the coding sequence ATGAAGCTACCTGATACGCCGGCCTTCGCAGGCCGCGACCTCCAGCGGCCGGAGTGCGTCCTCTGCACGCGCCGCGGCGACCTCTTCGTCTCGGACCGGCGCGGCGGCGTGATGCGCATCCATCCCGATGGCCGGCAAACCCTGATCCTGCCCGATTTGCCCGCGGATGTCCCGCCCCTGTGGCCCAACGGCATCGCGCTCCTGCCGGACGGATCGTGGCTGGTGGCCGATCTGAGCGAGGCGCACGCCGGCGTGTGGCGGCTCCATGCTTCCGGACGCCTCGAGCCGTTTCTTCGCGCGGTCGACGGCGTCCCCCTGCCTTCGGCCAATTTCGTCATGACGGACCGGCAGGACCGCGTCTGGATCACCGTCAGCTCCCGGATGGCGCCCCGGACGCTCGACTTCCAGCCGGATGCGGCCTCCGGCTTTGTCGTGCTCGTCGACCCACGCGGGGCGCGTATCGTGGCGGACGGACTGGGATTCACGAACGAGTGCCGGCTCGACGCCGACGAGCGCTGGCTCTACGTCAACGAGACCTTCGGGCGGCGCATCACCCGCTTCCGCGTCGCGCCGGACGGTACGCTGGCCGAGCGCGAGGTCTTCGCCACCTTCGGCGCCGGCACGTTTCCGGACGGCCTCGCCCTCGACATCGAGGGCGGGTTATGGCTCACCAGCATCGTCAGCAACCGCCTGATTCGTATCGCCCCGGATGGCGCGCAGGAGATCGTGCTGGAGGATGCCGACGCCGGCCACATCGCGCGCGCCGAGGCCGCCTATCACGCGCGCACGATGGACCGCGCGCATCTGGACACCGTCGAGAGCCACGTGCTGCGCAACATCTCCTCCGTCGCCTTCGGGGGGCCCGACCTGCGAACGATGTACCTGGGATCGCTGCTCGGAGACCGCGTGGTCGCCATCCGATCGCCCGTCGCCGGCCTGCCGCTGGCGCACTGGGACATCGCCCCGGCCGGGTAG